From one Halothece sp. PCC 7418 genomic stretch:
- the tnpB gene encoding IS200/IS605 family element RNA-guided endonuclease TnpB encodes MLKAFKYRIYPNQEQRVLLAKSFGSCRFFYNYALNLTSQTYKETGKGLSRNDIINLLPNLKKEYEWLSEPPSQALQQVALNLSSAFLNFFEGRGRYPQFKKKQNRQSIRLPQGCKLEDDCLKLPKFGKVYCKVSRQPTGKLKSVTVSQTPSGQYYASCLFDDGTEKPEPSGEGKAVGVDLGISDFAITSDGFKYGSPKYYRKYEQKLANKQKELSRKQKGSNNRRKARIKVAKVHEKITRCREDFLHKLSRNLVDENQVIVVENLAVKNMVKNSKLAKSISDAGWGQFLTMLKYKSEWEGKTYIEVDRFFPSSKTCNPCLHQVDSLPLDIRNWECPSCETQHDRDINAAKNIRDEGLRILAVGRIATASGQRVRPSKGTAFSGLAE; translated from the coding sequence TATAACTATGCGCTCAATCTCACTTCTCAAACCTACAAAGAGACGGGGAAGGGGTTAAGTCGCAATGACATAATCAACCTTCTTCCTAACTTAAAAAAAGAGTATGAGTGGCTAAGTGAACCACCTTCCCAAGCACTACAACAAGTTGCTCTCAATTTGTCTAGTGCGTTCCTAAACTTCTTTGAAGGTCGTGGGAGATATCCTCAATTCAAGAAAAAGCAAAATCGACAGTCAATTAGACTTCCTCAAGGTTGCAAATTAGAAGACGATTGTCTCAAACTCCCCAAGTTTGGGAAGGTTTACTGCAAGGTATCTCGACAACCAACAGGAAAGCTAAAATCTGTCACCGTTTCTCAAACACCATCTGGTCAGTATTACGCTAGTTGTTTGTTTGATGATGGGACAGAAAAACCCGAACCAAGTGGAGAAGGAAAAGCAGTTGGGGTTGACCTTGGTATTTCCGATTTTGCCATTACTAGCGATGGTTTTAAGTACGGTAGCCCTAAATACTATCGCAAATATGAGCAAAAACTAGCTAATAAGCAAAAAGAGTTAAGTCGCAAACAGAAAGGCTCTAATAATCGTAGAAAAGCACGAATCAAAGTAGCTAAGGTTCACGAAAAAATTACTCGCTGTCGTGAAGATTTCCTCCACAAACTAAGTCGCAATTTAGTTGACGAAAACCAAGTCATCGTGGTGGAAAATCTAGCAGTGAAAAACATGGTTAAAAACTCTAAACTAGCTAAATCAATTAGTGATGCTGGTTGGGGACAATTTTTAACCATGCTTAAGTATAAGTCAGAGTGGGAAGGAAAAACCTATATTGAAGTTGATCGATTCTTTCCCAGTTCAAAGACTTGTAACCCTTGTTTGCATCAAGTGGACTCGCTACCTTTAGACATTAGAAATTGGGAATGTCCTAGCTGTGAAACTCAACATGATAGAGATATTAACGCAGCTAAAAACATTCGAGATGAAGGATTGCGAATTTTGGCGGTGGGGCGCATCGCTACAGCTTCTGGACAGAGAGTAAGACCATCTAAAGGCACTGCTTTTAGTGGCCTCGCTGAATGA